The segment CATCCGCGCCTTGTTGACTGTAAGCAACAGTGAGGACGGTAGCTGCCCCCTGTGGAAATTGACTCAGTGATATCGGCGCCAAATGATATTTCGGTTGATCGCCGCTATTTCCGCTTTGAGATACGCTAGGATTGACGACTTGTATCTGAACAGTCTGCTGTTGCTGCGTGCCATCTTTTCCCGGTACAGTAATGGGCAAAGTAATAATCTGCTGTTGTTGACTGTTACCGCCCTGAGCCACGGCAAAGCCATTTGGATCAACTGGCCTTAGATAATGAACACCACCTTCACCACCTGACAAAACTCCAACTACTTGTCCTCCAGTAGTAAGATTCTGTGCGAATTTTGCTGTAGCGAATTGATGAACAGTACCGGTCGGCAGCGAACCGGCGGCGAACCCGGAGAATGGTGTGAAATTCATTTTTCAGAACTACAcctgtaagaaaaaaaatccatttttattacttcaataataacatataacaaaataattaatttttagaacttgatgtttttcaataaaatgcattgttattataaaagagcatttttaaaacaaacaaGAGAAggcattaaatttaaaacgtgCTATCTCGTGCGAATACGAATAAACATGAAtctttaaaatgaattatgtatttaaaatcttcaatatatatgcgtcatactaaatatatataataatatataaaattgctgcAAATgcacttataaatatttttagcaaatacgtagtatataagaaaaattattcttttaaacacAATATGATTAACTTAAGAAGTCTCAGTGTTTCATCTTCTTATCAAAAACAattgagagataaaaaatatataagatgtaCATATAGATAAACATTTACTTTAtgtatttgacattttattaaatattaaatgtatgttaCAAAgacggatatatatatatatatatattcagatatattcatttttctttgtgTGTTGTCGATAAATTATAGATCTGTTTTaaggatatataaaatatgaaagatgtcaaaaaaaaaaaaaaaaaaaagtcatctaTGGACAGGGATGATGATATAGAATGAAATTCTTCGCTATTACGTCaatggaaaaatttacatcaaaCGAAAATTCGCGGTCAAGTCGGAGCACCGTTATCATCGCGCGACCCACAATTATggcgatatattaattaaaaaattgaagtgAAAAACAATATCGTGCAACACCTGAGATCAAAATCAATCTCCATCGTTTACAGTTTACACACACGTGAAAATGTTGGGCCTCTATCCCGGCAACCTAACCTAATTTAACCCAACTTCCTTGCATCCTCCCTTCCACGTGCTTTTCCGCGGAAGCGACAAAATGAAAATCCCACGTTGGTTTAGCGACTCGCCGACGAGACGAGTAGCGTGCTCTTGACTCGGAGCCTTGGTGATATCGTTCTGAGGGTGGGGTGAGGGCTCCCCCACTTCACCCCCTTCCCCCTACCTAAAAGGGATCCGGGAGCAGGGAGGATAGTCGTCAAAGTGGCCCAGGATCCCACCCCACTCCATCAGGCGGTGATGGTGCCCCTACGGGTGCCGTAAGGGGTAGGAGCGCGATGAGGGTAGGGGGGAAGGTCCATAGGTGGGAACCTACCGCGAAATAGAGCTCGAGATTCcgttccctctttctctcgcgcgGTACATCGACGTGGCGATGTACCGCGAGAAACGGTACGAGAAAGAAGGCGAACTGAGCGAGGGTAGGGGGAACGTCAAGAAAGAAGGGAGTCGAACCTCGGGCGGCACACTGGCATTCCCCGGGGAAGGGGAACGCGAAAACGCGTCGGGGGCGAAGGCACCCGTCGTCGTCGCGGGCAGGCGGCCGCACAGACACACCGCCAGACGAATTGGGACAATGATGACAATGATAACGCGGGATGACGATATCCCCGCCCCGATGAGGAAACAAATAGAGAGGTTAGAGATATAcccgtgtatgtgtgtgtctaCATGTTCGCGCGCGCGGGGATGCCTTTTCCGCCGAAGGAGGGCCAAAAGGGTGCTTCCGTGCTTCTGCCGTCCCGAACGATagaaagatagatagagagagagagcctaGGGACGTATCTCGACGCGCGGCAGTTTGCTCTTcactcgtcgtcgtcgtcgtcgttgttgtTGTCGTCTTCGTTGACGACGATATCACGCGACGTGTTTTTCGTCGTACGCGGAATGGCGTATGCGACTGATCGGTCAGCTCCGCCTGTCGTTCGTGCCGCCGCTGGACGCTCTCGCAAGACGCGCATGTCGTAATGGCGCAGCGATTCTCTCCTAAGGTTAACCGAGGCTAAAACAGTCTATCCTTCTCTCGCACGTCTCGCTCGTGCGCGTACCCTCcctctatctttctctatcGTTCGACCGTCTATGTATGTAcgatgtacgtatgtatgtgtatatatatatatatatatatatatatatatatatatgtctatccTCTGTGAAAAGCACATCTGTAGATTTTTCATCAAATCCATCGGGCGTCTCGTCTCTCGTCACAAGCCAGGCACGTTACGATATCACTGCGCGCACGGCGCACGGGGCGCCGCACGCCAAACGGATCGGCGACTCTTGTGCAACCGACTCTCGTGTTTCCTTCTCGTTTATTCCACGCCTTTCGTCTTATATAGTAGCCCttggcattttattttatttttttttttttttacggaaGCGTCAGACCATAGGAGAGTAATTATCGCGACAGCGCGTGAAAGAAAGAATCGTGATTATGAGGGAAATGAAAATTCAGCATAATATTTAACGCTTATATGACGTTTCCCCCGATTCGACTAGCGGCTAGCGGCGTCAATTGAATAAAACGCACGTACGTTACGTCCGCCATGATGGAAAAATCATCCGCGTGAGAAAATGGCACGCGACtctgacttttttttttctttctttcttttttttgtacatttccCTCTCTTCGCCTCTCTCTCCCGCTCTATGCACCGCAAAACCCCTTCTAACACGCCGTGAATATATTCCCTGTTCCTCTCCCTACTTTTGTCCCCCTCGTCGAGTTTCCTACCTCATCTCGACTCGTCCGGGCTGTACCCGGGGGGCCAAGGACGGAAGTAGGAAAAAGATCGACGACGGCACGCGGCAAAAGACGCATCAGCTGACGAAGAGCAGGGCAGAGGCGAAACGAGGCGACGGAGGTACACGGGCAGGGCTGTTGTTTACACCCCCACCTCGATGGGTTAGAGGCAGCGAGATGCCACGGAGGGGCCTCCGAGACCTCGACGAACACCCACCACCACGCAATTTCCAACCCCACCAGCCTCTCAACCACTGTCCGCACCTCCAACCACCCCACCAAAGCCAGCTCGAGCCAAGCCGTGAGCCACGACGAGGGGCCCGCGACGATTTTAGTGTCTTGGGGTGGGTGCTCTCTGTGGCCACCGTTTCGCGGTTTCTCGTGCTCTTCATGGTCTACGTCGCGTCGTTGAGAGTGTAGCGCGACATGGCAACCGAGACGGGGCGCGGTACCGTCGGCCCATCTGTCCGACTTCACGTAGTGCGATCAGGCCaggataataaagatatacatatatatatatatatatatatatatgtagagagaaagagagagagagagagagagagagagagagagagagagagagagatagagagatagaaagagacagaggcagggagagagagagagatatagaaGAAGAGATATGCACATATGCtcgttatatgtaaaaatatgcatatatcgatatataattatacccAGATGTACGTATATTCTAATGAGAAAAGGTACAAAAGAAGATGGAGCAAGTAGTTATTTCTCATCTCTCTGTACGTTCTACTTACTCGTAAGTACAAGCGGTGAGCAACGAGACGAGAAAGCAGTCAGCAAGAACTCTCCAGTGCGCGCTTGGCTCCAACGTATCGCTGTTACTGTCGCCGCCTTCGTGTAACTCGGTTTAGTACGGGAATCGTCCGTCTAGCTGGCTCGCCTGCGTCGTCGATCGTGCCCCGATCCTCAGCGCGGCGGCAACGACTTTCTCATTTCTGCGTGCACGACGCTGACCGACGTATCGTCACGGCTATCGGTCTGCACACGTCATACGTACACGTAGAAGAATCCGTATGTGACTTGAGAACGggacacgcgcgcgcgcgcgcgcgtctcTAACGGAAGCTCGAGAGTGACTTTACGATAAATTCGCGCTCGCACACTGccgctctttctctgtctgtctgtctgtccgtccgtccgtctaTCTGACTGTCCGTCCGTTcgtctatctatctatctctctctctctctctttccagcGCGCGAAAGAGACTCAGAGACGCGCGTTCACACTTTGCGTTTCCGGGTTTACGACAGTCGAGACTCCACGATCGAATATGACTCGGTCTCCTCTCCTCGGTCGGTAGGTAGGGTATACGCGTGGATCTTGAGAGAACCGGGCAACGGGAACGGGAACGAATTCGAGCTAACGGTACATAACCGCCCCGACACCACTGCACAACACGTTAACCACGCGTTTCGACTCTTCGAGCGGAAAGTCTGACAGAGTCACGCTGGCGCGAAATGACACTCGGCGCCTCCGAGACGTTCAACATCGCCAATGCATCCTTCGATCTCTatgcctctctctttctcgatcgAAAGGACGCTACGAAACGCGCGTCGTACACACGTACACGCGCGCTATTAATATTCACTGTATATCGGCTGTGAAATATTAACTATGGCGGCGCGCGGTTACGTACAGAGTaggcgagagaaagagggaaagcgGAGGATATTACGATAGAACGTGGCGCCTGCGCGTACTTGCCGATTATCAAGTGATCGAAGCGATGCGCCTTTATTCCCGTACATACGGACGCGTACTCGTGAAATTTTCGCgcctaattataatatatctttcccCGCACGATATCGAAACACCTGTCAATCTGCACTCGGTCTCCTCCCTTCCAATCGTACTCTGTTGCTGTTGTGCTTGCACGCTCGCCGAACAATTACGACTTACACGCACCTAGCGGACGCTCCAACGAGGTTAAGTCGAGAGTCGATACTTCGATTGTGCTGCCATCTCTCTCGATCCGAATGCGCGCACTTATACGAaatgtttctaaaatatatacagggtgtccggcaATTaccgccccacctctctagggctgatagagAGCGAGTCAAGCTGAACATGCTCTCTATCTGCTCTAGAGAGGTGGGACGGTAATTAccaaacaccctgtatatatactttgatCGAATTGCCAATTGGTCTCTAATTGACATTTATCacatttatgtgtatattgtatacataacgttatgcaaatatatatacattatttttaattgaatttacgcatttttatttgtacctCCATCACCCAAATCTTTTATACaatcttttacaaaattctaCAAGTAGAAATTCTGCATAATGCATTATAAATGTCCAGAGTTCGTCTTGACGtaaatacattattgaaaCATGTAATAATGGCGTAATTTAAACAGAAAGAAATGATATGGTCGAATTTTCGATCttgtcatataaataattcataatctCAATTACATGCAACTTTATATATGTcggttaaaaatatctaatatcttTGTGATTGTACATTACtgaattacattatatatgtatattaatgccagttcttatacaaaaattttgttaatttgctGACAAATATATCTGGATATCTATTATCTATACAATTGATGTAACAAGAGATTGACAACTCTGTTAAAAAGTATGTTGCATAGAAAAATATGGCAAACAAAATGTCAAGAATGGACATTAAATATTGAGAGGATAATTTGTAGGCAAGTTTAAGCGAGTAACACATACATTTATCAATACAGATCCAATCTTCGCTGCATACGCTCCATGTATAAGGAAAAGAGCAACTTGTTgctttcataataaaaaggattttCGGTGGCATCTAGATCTGGTCTATAATCGTTGGTAAAATTACTTTGGCTAGAACCACAACTGCCTCTGGGCGATGAGTTTTGAGAACAACTTGGAGATGATACAAAATTTCCACTTTCCCAATCAGTTTCCATGCTTTCTACTCTGCCTTCTATTACATTCTCTCGCAGACCGGATAAACTATTGATATGAAGATTGTTGATTCGTTTACTCAATGGCATAAATTCGCTAGATTCCTCCTCTATGTTGCGATATCTTTTCCTAAAAGATTaatgttcaaaaaataaaataatgataaaagtgCTACAATACTAtaccataaaaaaaaagcatgtatactttatatatgatattcttgtattctaattataaaatgtatatcatGTCAGACGAGAAAAGTAAAGAAACAAACCTGTTTGTCCGTATCATGTTTATGTCGTTGATCTGAATCCTCTACAGAGCTTTCAACGAAGATATTTTCCTAGTCGATACATGTTATATCAGCAATTGTTGTCGtgatctttataaattatactcgATTATGTATGTGTCCCGATTGACACCACAAGATATAAGCCGTAATTGACAAAGTGACTGTCGATCATTGCATTCCAATTGAAATATGACCAAATAtgacacaaataaaaaaactaaccTCTTCGCAAAATTCACCAGCCGTCAAATTCTTCGTGGATCAACAATGTGCAAATGTAgaataatttgcatttgtGCATGTGAATACGATCATAGCTACGTTTACACGTCACCCTTAATGGAGTTTAATAACATCTCTAGTTCTAAGACTAGCCAATCACAGTCAATCCATTCTTCAGAGGAATAGCTGTAATTGGTCAGTTTTGAAACTACAGATGTTATTAAACCCGATTAAAGGTTAATTTTCACGAGCCGCTGAAACCGATTGTTTGGGCGACAAAAAGGATCACGTGATCGAAAATGACAAattgatatctttatttttagtattcaTAGATACAAAACCTTTCCCGAAAGGAAACTAAGATTTGtagtagaaaatatagaatCAAAATAGCCAATCAATGTTCGGGCCCATCCAAATAAATTTGCAGTCGATTCGCTTACGTCTTAAATCTTATtgcttaagtttttttttatgcgcCCGGGCCTTAAGTCGTACAAAATTAATCCATCCgattcgattattcttctctaaatttaactataattgattaatttcttacgACTTACGACGCTATTGTAGACCaataatattcgatattcTTTTCTAAGTCAATTGTGACTAGTTAATTTTTGACAGCCTACCACTTACAACACCTATTGTAAACGGCCCTTTAATcggatttaataaaatccgTAGTTCTAAAACTGCCCAATCACAACTATTCCTCTGAAGAATGGAATAACTGTGATTGGCTAGTCTAAAGCTGGATCTACATTGgtcgtattatatatagtatcgtAAGTCGTAAGAAAGAACCAATCAGATTTGATTATCCTCTTCACGTtcaactgtgattggttaattAAGACAGAGATAATCCGCGGCCACTTGctatcttcttcttttttgtgAAGTCTGTTTCACGGGTGAGTATCGATCGGACACAATGCTTATTGGCCAGATGAAAATGAGATCCTTTGATTGGTCAACTGTGCTGGTTACCCTAGGCATCGGTTGATTTG is part of the Anoplolepis gracilipes chromosome 2, ASM4749672v1, whole genome shotgun sequence genome and harbors:
- the LOC140663196 gene encoding uncharacterized protein produces the protein MIRTNRKRYRNIEEESSEFMPLSKRINNLHINSLSGLRENVIEGRVESMETDWESGNFVSSPSCSQNSSPRGSCGSSQSNFTNDYRPDLDATENPFYYESNKLLFSLYMERMQRRLDLY